The following proteins are co-located in the Brevibacillus laterosporus DSM 25 genome:
- a CDS encoding NAD kinase, which yields MKIATVLRNDDHTRQVDIRLREKLATSTLRTYRFLDSKSQEKPDMVLSIGGDGTMLEAVHQYGFEPHYIGIHTGHLGFYADWHPDQLDEFAEALEQVDPLIAEYPTVSCQIRTKDGQLLEKWALNELVIRNASLSSLVVSVFINGEEFEHFRGDGLIISSPSGSTAYNKAVDGALLHPSLEAIQLAEIASINNQSYRTINSALVLPKHHHVELVIMNPEIMLGMDREQGVWKNVDSITCRVGLQKVKFARYKRLTFWDRVRKAFIHG from the coding sequence ATGAAAATCGCAACGGTTTTACGTAATGATGATCATACACGCCAGGTGGATATAAGGCTGCGTGAAAAGCTAGCTACTTCCACCTTGCGTACCTATCGGTTTCTAGACTCCAAAAGCCAAGAGAAACCAGATATGGTTTTGTCTATTGGAGGTGACGGAACCATGCTGGAGGCTGTTCATCAATATGGATTTGAACCGCATTATATTGGAATTCATACGGGGCATTTGGGATTTTATGCAGACTGGCATCCTGATCAATTGGATGAATTTGCGGAGGCTTTGGAGCAGGTAGACCCTTTAATAGCGGAGTATCCAACCGTTTCCTGTCAAATCCGCACCAAGGATGGACAGCTGTTGGAGAAGTGGGCACTAAATGAGCTAGTCATTCGCAATGCCAGCCTTTCTTCCTTGGTAGTCTCCGTATTTATTAACGGAGAAGAATTTGAACATTTTCGTGGAGACGGTCTTATTATTTCATCACCTTCAGGAAGCACTGCTTATAATAAAGCGGTGGATGGTGCTTTATTACATCCTTCGCTGGAGGCAATCCAACTAGCAGAAATTGCTTCAATCAATAATCAATCCTATCGGACGATAAACAGCGCACTAGTTTTACCTAAGCACCATCATGTAGAGCTTGTTATCATGAACCCTGAAATTATGCTTGGCATGGATCGAGAGCAAGGCGTATGGAAGAATGTTGATTCAATCACTTGTCGTGTGGGTCTTCAAAAGGTCAAATTCGCTCGATACAAACGCTTAACCTTTTGGGATCGTGTGCGCAAAGCTTTTATTCATGGGTGA
- a CDS encoding glycosyl hydrolase family 18 protein produces MKRILLTLSLLSMTLAGSQLEAATGSNVSTSTKIEATPKVVSYYAENYPGDLAAYTSLHHYQDKISDVAFFNYNATKEGNLVGTLPKTALQLTKDTKKGSFLVITNHGTKLFDKEIAHSILTNKDYKARFIQQVLTTVQQNQLSGANLDFENVPAGDRQAYSMLVGSLADQLHAIKKQLIVSVPAKTNDDPAIFWVYGFDLKALGAKADYLQLMTYDEHGTWSEEGPVASYNWVEDVIRYSVSQVPSNKLLMGIPSYGYEWSTEKKRAVSFRNIPAIIKESQAVPVWHDTYKSPYLHYMKNGVWHTLWYENEYSIAAKRSLAVKYKLAGFAVWRLGYENDPFWTALFPKKS; encoded by the coding sequence GTGAAACGAATCTTGCTAACACTGTCACTACTTTCAATGACCCTTGCGGGAAGCCAACTAGAAGCAGCTACTGGTTCAAATGTATCAACAAGTACAAAGATAGAAGCTACACCAAAAGTAGTTAGTTATTACGCCGAAAATTATCCAGGTGATCTAGCTGCCTATACATCTCTGCATCATTATCAGGATAAAATATCTGACGTCGCCTTCTTTAACTATAATGCTACCAAAGAGGGCAATTTGGTAGGAACATTACCTAAAACAGCTCTACAGTTAACGAAAGATACAAAAAAAGGTAGCTTTTTAGTCATTACTAATCATGGGACAAAGTTATTTGATAAGGAAATAGCCCATTCTATCCTGACCAACAAGGACTATAAAGCACGTTTTATACAGCAAGTCCTCACCACCGTGCAGCAAAATCAATTGTCAGGTGCTAATCTTGACTTTGAAAATGTTCCCGCTGGGGATCGTCAAGCTTACTCCATGCTCGTTGGGAGCTTAGCAGACCAGCTTCACGCGATCAAAAAACAATTAATTGTCTCTGTACCAGCCAAAACAAACGATGATCCTGCTATATTCTGGGTATATGGCTTTGATTTAAAAGCACTGGGTGCCAAAGCTGACTATCTTCAACTAATGACTTATGATGAGCATGGTACCTGGTCGGAAGAAGGCCCCGTTGCCTCCTACAATTGGGTGGAAGATGTCATACGCTATAGTGTCTCTCAAGTTCCTTCCAATAAGCTTTTAATGGGTATCCCAAGCTATGGCTACGAGTGGAGTACAGAGAAAAAAAGGGCTGTCAGCTTTCGCAATATACCTGCCATCATAAAGGAAAGTCAAGCTGTTCCGGTTTGGCATGATACATATAAATCACCCTATTTGCACTATATGAAAAACGGTGTATGGCACACACTTTGGTATGAGAATGAATACAGTATCGCCGCCAAACGTAGTTTAGCTGTAAAGTACAAGCTGGCTGGCTTTGCTGTTTGGCGCCTTGGATATGAGAATGATCCTTTTTGGACGGCACTGTTTCCTAAGAAGTCATAA
- a CDS encoding YugN family protein produces the protein MKQIASQIEGKQAIYGDLMETLGKEGFTLSNWEYRSGFLDRKLDDKGMVFLRLPVQVVSGELDQPHAVLRFEQPFVLKHIYQTGSDDDIDYAAGPVVSSMFNQFQEPINKDADIESIYITQAEELLRRLEQTIFAGE, from the coding sequence ATGAAACAAATAGCAAGTCAAATTGAGGGCAAGCAAGCGATATACGGAGATCTTATGGAGACGTTGGGGAAAGAGGGCTTTACTCTGTCAAATTGGGAATATAGAAGTGGTTTTTTGGATCGTAAACTCGACGATAAAGGAATGGTTTTCTTGCGTTTACCGGTACAGGTGGTGAGCGGAGAACTGGATCAACCTCACGCTGTTTTACGTTTTGAACAACCATTTGTGCTAAAGCATATTTACCAAACTGGATCTGACGATGATATTGATTATGCAGCAGGTCCGGTCGTTTCCTCGATGTTTAATCAATTTCAAGAACCCATTAATAAAGATGCGGATATTGAATCAATATACATTACACAGGCTGAAGAACTACTAAGGAGGTTAGAGCAGACGATATTTGCGGGAGAATGA
- a CDS encoding excisionase family DNA-binding protein: MYLSVKEAAAYLEMPEWFIREKIAEKRIRAVHNGEDYFINKEQFTYHMEELERLKAFEEAEKFEPIPESYDYKDED; this comes from the coding sequence ATGTATTTAAGTGTAAAGGAAGCAGCTGCTTATCTGGAAATGCCTGAATGGTTTATACGGGAAAAAATAGCGGAGAAACGTATCCGTGCAGTCCATAATGGTGAGGACTACTTTATTAATAAAGAGCAGTTTACCTACCATATGGAAGAGCTAGAGAGATTGAAGGCTTTTGAAGAGGCGGAGAAGTTCGAGCCGATTCCTGAAAGCTATGATTACAAAGACGAAGATTAA
- a CDS encoding cyclase family protein: MAKPQFIDLSVTLSPSIKEPLPAKIDYSSHEEGAIQGAQILGLKPEDFPEKKAWATETVTANTHSGTHIDAPWHYWPTSEGKPSKTIDELPLEWFFADGVLFDFSDKESGYEIMTNDLIQKLKEMDYQLKPYDIVLIRSDADKKITNDNYAYIHVGVSEEATRWLIDQGIKVMGTDGWGWDIPLNIQATNYKQNPREGLLWAAHYVGRDKEYCQIEKLANLDKIPSPHGFKISCFPIKIDKASGAWTRPVAIIETP; the protein is encoded by the coding sequence ATGGCAAAACCACAATTTATTGATTTAAGCGTTACTCTTAGTCCTAGCATAAAGGAGCCTTTACCAGCAAAAATCGATTACTCTTCCCATGAAGAAGGGGCCATTCAGGGAGCGCAAATCCTAGGTCTCAAACCTGAAGACTTTCCGGAGAAAAAAGCCTGGGCAACAGAGACTGTCACCGCAAATACTCATTCGGGAACACATATTGATGCCCCTTGGCATTACTGGCCGACTTCAGAAGGTAAACCCTCCAAAACCATTGATGAGCTACCGCTAGAATGGTTTTTTGCTGACGGTGTTTTATTTGATTTCAGTGACAAGGAATCAGGCTATGAAATTATGACAAATGACCTGATTCAGAAGCTAAAAGAAATGGATTATCAGCTAAAACCATATGATATTGTTTTAATTCGTTCTGATGCAGATAAAAAAATTACCAATGACAACTATGCCTATATTCATGTTGGCGTATCCGAAGAAGCAACTCGCTGGCTTATCGATCAGGGAATCAAGGTTATGGGTACTGACGGCTGGGGCTGGGACATCCCTTTGAATATTCAAGCAACAAACTACAAACAAAACCCACGGGAAGGACTTCTCTGGGCGGCTCATTACGTTGGTAGAGATAAAGAATACTGCCAAATCGAAAAGCTTGCCAACCTAGATAAAATCCCTTCACCACATGGCTTCAAAATTAGTTGTTTTCCCATTAAAATCGACAAAGCAAGTGGAGCTTGGACAAGACCTGTAGCCATTATTGAAACACCGTAG
- the thiO gene encoding glycine oxidase ThiO: MKRCPDLIVIGGGIIGLSIATELANVGLAVTLIEQGVFGGEASVAAAGMLAPLKEFTKPGPLLDMGIRSLQMYENWVLELKEATGIDCQLSTAGILTVAMTDMEEEWLQDRYQWQKSEGYDIQLLSTEEVQEREPHLSKMVRQAIYSPHEADINNRLLLKALVIQAEKRNVHLLQNTTVIGLKHAGKKITGVVTDKGEMEADHVIVASGAWTADILHQVGVDVPVYPVRGEIAAVDSIHLPLSHVVFGKNGYLVPKQDRRIIVGATEDLAGFDRSSTVYGVSTVLKGAMSIVPAISEAPFLQAWAGLRPATADGCPILGPVPDWTGLTLACGHYRNGILLAPLTAKLIAEYVSSDETEHMSAFLPDRFRLVSYE, translated from the coding sequence ATGAAAAGGTGTCCAGATCTCATTGTGATTGGCGGAGGGATAATTGGTTTGTCGATTGCCACTGAACTTGCTAACGTAGGCTTGGCTGTTACTCTCATTGAACAGGGAGTATTCGGAGGAGAGGCTTCTGTTGCAGCAGCAGGGATGCTTGCCCCTTTAAAAGAATTTACGAAGCCGGGCCCGCTTCTTGACATGGGAATTCGTTCCCTACAGATGTACGAGAATTGGGTGCTAGAATTAAAGGAAGCTACGGGCATTGACTGCCAGCTATCTACAGCAGGAATTTTGACAGTAGCTATGACCGATATGGAAGAGGAATGGTTACAAGATCGCTACCAGTGGCAAAAGTCAGAAGGTTATGATATCCAATTGTTGTCCACCGAAGAAGTACAGGAACGAGAACCACATCTATCAAAAATGGTACGGCAAGCCATTTATTCTCCACACGAAGCTGACATTAATAACCGTTTATTATTGAAAGCTTTAGTAATACAGGCCGAAAAACGAAATGTTCATTTATTACAAAATACTACTGTAATCGGATTAAAACATGCTGGAAAGAAAATAACTGGTGTCGTCACAGATAAAGGAGAGATGGAAGCGGATCACGTCATTGTAGCATCTGGTGCGTGGACTGCTGATATTTTACATCAGGTGGGAGTAGATGTTCCTGTTTATCCAGTGAGAGGAGAGATCGCAGCAGTTGATTCGATTCATTTGCCTCTTTCCCATGTGGTTTTTGGAAAAAACGGGTATCTAGTGCCTAAACAGGATAGACGTATTATTGTTGGAGCTACAGAAGATTTGGCTGGATTTGATCGTTCTTCAACTGTTTATGGTGTATCGACAGTATTAAAAGGTGCAATGTCGATTGTACCAGCCATTTCAGAAGCCCCGTTTTTACAAGCCTGGGCTGGATTACGACCTGCTACGGCTGACGGATGTCCCATTTTAGGTCCTGTACCAGACTGGACTGGGCTGACGCTAGCTTGCGGACATTACCGGAATGGAATTCTTCTAGCACCCCTTACAGCGAAGCTGATAGCAGAGTATGTCAGTTCAGATGAAACAGAGCATATGAGTGCTTTCTTGCCTGATCGGTTTCGTCTTGTTTCATACGAGTAA
- a CDS encoding glucose-6-phosphate isomerase: MTKAIRFSYDKALPFVSEHEMQHLEAAIKLAHQQLHEGTGAGSDYLGWVDLPDTYDKEEYARIKAAAEKIKSDSDVLLVIGIGGSYLGAKAVIDVLGHTFYNSLTKEQRKTPEIYFVGNNISPVYLTHLMQVIEGKEVSVNVISKSGTTTEPAIAFRIFREFMEKKYGKEEARKRIYATTDKARGALKQVAIEEGYESFVIPDNVGGRFSVLTAVGLLPIAVSGADIDALMSGAQAARQRYMNPAIGENECYQYAAIRNCLLRKGKQIEMLVSYEPQFHYFNEWWKQLFGESEGKDGRGIFPAAADFSADLHSMGQFIQDGSRNLFETVLSVAQPATDIEIMQDAANLDGLNFLSGKGMDFVNKKAMEGTILAHMDGGVPNLVVELPELSAYHIGELLYFFEKACGISGYLLGVNPFDQPGVEAYKANMFALLGKPGFEKQKAELEARLKGQ; encoded by the coding sequence GTGACAAAAGCGATCCGTTTTAGTTATGACAAAGCATTGCCATTCGTTTCAGAACACGAAATGCAGCATTTAGAAGCAGCTATTAAGCTAGCGCATCAACAATTACATGAGGGTACTGGTGCTGGTAGTGACTATCTAGGCTGGGTAGACCTACCGGATACATACGATAAAGAAGAATACGCACGTATCAAAGCTGCGGCAGAAAAAATCAAGTCTGATTCTGACGTATTGCTGGTAATTGGTATCGGAGGCTCTTATCTGGGGGCTAAAGCAGTAATAGATGTACTGGGACATACGTTCTATAACTCTTTAACAAAAGAACAACGTAAAACACCTGAGATTTATTTCGTGGGTAATAATATTAGCCCTGTCTATTTGACTCACCTTATGCAAGTTATCGAAGGCAAAGAGGTCTCGGTCAACGTTATTTCTAAATCGGGAACGACTACAGAGCCAGCTATTGCTTTCCGTATTTTCCGTGAGTTCATGGAGAAAAAGTATGGTAAAGAAGAAGCGCGTAAACGTATTTATGCAACAACAGATAAAGCGCGCGGGGCTTTGAAACAAGTAGCGATCGAAGAAGGATATGAAAGCTTCGTTATTCCAGATAACGTGGGTGGACGCTTCTCTGTTTTAACCGCAGTAGGTTTGTTGCCTATCGCTGTATCTGGTGCAGATATCGATGCTTTGATGAGTGGAGCACAGGCGGCTCGTCAGCGCTACATGAATCCAGCAATTGGAGAAAATGAATGTTATCAGTATGCTGCTATCCGTAATTGCTTATTGCGAAAAGGTAAGCAAATTGAAATGTTAGTAAGCTATGAACCTCAATTCCATTATTTCAATGAATGGTGGAAGCAGTTGTTTGGAGAGTCTGAAGGTAAGGATGGTCGTGGTATTTTCCCAGCTGCTGCTGACTTCTCTGCTGACTTACATTCCATGGGGCAGTTTATTCAAGATGGTTCCCGTAATTTGTTTGAAACGGTGCTTTCAGTTGCCCAACCAGCTACTGACATTGAAATCATGCAGGATGCGGCTAATTTAGATGGTTTGAACTTCCTTAGTGGAAAAGGCATGGACTTTGTTAATAAAAAAGCGATGGAAGGTACGATCTTAGCGCATATGGATGGGGGCGTTCCCAATCTAGTAGTTGAATTGCCTGAGCTATCAGCGTATCATATTGGTGAGCTTCTTTATTTCTTTGAAAAAGCATGCGGCATCAGCGGTTATCTGCTAGGTGTGAATCCATTTGATCAGCCTGGCGTAGAGGCTTATAAAGCGAACATGTTCGCACTACTTGGTAAGCCAGGTTTTGAAAAGCAGAAAGCTGAGTTGGAGGCCCGCTTAAAAGGACAGTAA
- a CDS encoding DUF3888 domain-containing protein, with protein sequence MKQWKNRWNQMAIVAFAVLLFTVSTSSNYAWAQLSSPVPYEPIQGALILTMNPHVIKAITHYYGYPRAYDLSSVRVVGVSRLTNQPHSYEAVFQVKTYEGNHSPPFAIETIKLAVHPNGVQLTGYSHQGDEWEAKRKVEEQQVQKEFEDYFQIKLTGYQQIGYYQIAHRYRNDPDNALLLFNQELLSQKEAIQKQFYLLPMTFLGKRDGYILYKRPDGGQIVYFLLKELGTWKLDKMKHVPSKGIS encoded by the coding sequence ATGAAGCAATGGAAAAATAGATGGAATCAGATGGCGATAGTTGCTTTTGCTGTGCTTCTGTTTACTGTGTCTACCTCTTCTAATTACGCATGGGCTCAACTATCATCTCCTGTACCTTATGAACCGATACAAGGAGCTCTTATTTTAACGATGAATCCCCATGTAATCAAAGCAATAACTCACTATTATGGTTATCCACGCGCGTATGATTTATCCTCAGTTAGAGTGGTAGGTGTGTCTCGCCTAACGAATCAGCCTCACTCCTACGAAGCTGTTTTTCAGGTGAAGACCTATGAGGGAAATCATTCACCGCCTTTTGCAATCGAAACGATTAAGCTTGCGGTACATCCAAACGGAGTACAATTGACCGGGTACTCTCACCAAGGAGACGAGTGGGAGGCAAAGCGCAAAGTGGAGGAGCAACAAGTACAAAAAGAGTTTGAGGATTACTTTCAAATCAAATTAACTGGCTATCAGCAAATCGGATATTACCAAATTGCCCATCGATATCGCAATGATCCTGATAATGCCTTGCTCTTATTTAATCAGGAGTTACTTTCACAAAAAGAAGCTATTCAAAAGCAATTTTATCTTCTACCTATGACCTTTCTTGGTAAACGGGACGGCTATATCTTGTATAAACGACCGGATGGAGGGCAGATTGTCTATTTCCTGCTTAAAGAATTAGGAACCTGGAAATTAGATAAGATGAAACATGTACCTAGTAAGGGAATTTCGTAA
- a CDS encoding arylamine N-acetyltransferase: protein MKLPTWAESYLHKIHLKQEEPSFQFLQKICRNHLSTIPFENISKLIYYREYSRNNFYIPPLDIVTLHLHTMQFGGTCYVLNSTFQQLLLELGFKAKLLPVGKTHVGILVDHPDDPGIPLYVDCASGAPFFEPVDFTRNPDNCSEYADISVHLVADTKNPGRYVYNRYVKNQLLEQDWTFDPTVTKNLIYFTDTVAKSFDLDRKFMSLLFIQLFQLDQHRKLTIHNNEFSIADESGKEQLISLSNTKEVEEVIQEEFKMPKLPVREAIGVLAGLGIDIFKKVEKVKNNLV from the coding sequence ATGAAATTACCAACGTGGGCTGAGTCTTATTTGCACAAAATACATCTGAAACAAGAAGAGCCTTCATTCCAATTTCTACAAAAAATCTGTCGTAACCACCTATCGACGATACCTTTTGAAAATATTAGTAAACTGATTTACTATCGAGAATATAGCCGAAACAACTTCTACATTCCCCCACTAGATATTGTCACTCTCCACCTGCATACCATGCAATTTGGTGGAACCTGCTACGTGCTTAATTCAACGTTTCAACAACTCTTACTAGAGCTTGGATTCAAAGCCAAATTACTGCCCGTTGGCAAAACACATGTTGGCATTCTGGTTGATCATCCTGATGATCCAGGCATACCTTTATATGTAGATTGTGCCTCAGGTGCTCCCTTTTTTGAACCAGTTGATTTTACACGTAATCCAGATAACTGTAGTGAATACGCTGACATTTCAGTCCATTTAGTTGCAGATACAAAAAATCCGGGACGCTATGTCTACAACCGATACGTTAAAAATCAATTACTCGAACAAGATTGGACGTTTGATCCAACAGTCACGAAAAATCTAATCTATTTTACTGATACGGTTGCAAAATCATTTGATCTAGATAGAAAATTTATGTCTCTCTTGTTCATTCAATTATTTCAACTAGATCAACACAGGAAGCTAACCATTCACAATAATGAATTTAGTATCGCAGATGAAAGTGGGAAAGAACAGCTTATTTCTCTTTCCAATACGAAAGAGGTAGAAGAGGTCATACAAGAAGAATTCAAGATGCCGAAATTACCTGTAAGAGAAGCTATCGGGGTACTTGCTGGATTAGGAATTGACATCTTTAAAAAGGTAGAAAAGGTAAAAAATAATCTCGTTTAA